One region of Chryseobacterium muglaense genomic DNA includes:
- a CDS encoding helix-turn-helix domain-containing protein → MKLIPTIEPSTFKKSMMYFYDQMLFGKKHYDDFFIHHLSKPVYELKLPILPHRQTVHYLIFLTEGSMTKKSGIESYTVCKNSLFLLPKGQITDTTKFSYDISGYFVHFSEDYLISKNFDFTEWMNIPVIGLAQEETVNLVNLLQRMEYVHNNDYNGGLLKSYLNVVLTEIFYISKNVAGKSLTTVEKIVQDYKRSLMANCTKERSTFFYAEQLHITPNHLNKCVKSVLNKSASELLNEMIILEAKVLMSENQLNISELAFAMGFEDPSYFGRFFKKHTKLTPSEYLSRIDLS, encoded by the coding sequence ACTTCTACGATCAGATGCTTTTTGGTAAAAAACATTATGATGATTTTTTTATACATCACCTTTCAAAGCCTGTCTATGAACTGAAACTGCCAATCTTACCACATCGGCAGACGGTGCATTATTTAATCTTTCTTACCGAAGGTTCAATGACAAAAAAGTCCGGTATCGAGTCATACACGGTCTGTAAGAACAGTTTGTTTCTCTTGCCGAAAGGTCAGATCACAGATACTACGAAGTTCTCTTACGATATTAGTGGATATTTTGTTCATTTCAGTGAGGATTATCTGATCTCTAAAAATTTTGATTTTACAGAATGGATGAACATCCCGGTGATCGGCCTTGCTCAGGAAGAAACTGTCAATCTCGTCAATCTGCTCCAAAGGATGGAATATGTCCATAATAATGATTATAATGGAGGATTATTGAAAAGTTATCTAAATGTGGTCTTGACAGAGATTTTCTACATAAGCAAAAACGTTGCTGGAAAGAGCTTGACAACGGTTGAAAAAATAGTGCAAGACTATAAGAGATCTTTGATGGCCAATTGCACAAAAGAACGTTCGACATTTTTTTATGCGGAACAATTGCATATTACACCCAATCACCTCAACAAATGCGTTAAATCCGTGTTGAACAAATCTGCTTCAGAATTGCTTAACGAAATGATCATCCTGGAAGCTAAAGTATTAATGAGTGAAAATCAACTTAACATCAGTGAACTTGCATTTGCGATGGGATTTGAAGATCCTTCATATTTTGGAAGATTCTTTAAAAAACATACAAAATTAACACCTTCAGAATATCTATCAAGGATTGATTTGTCCTGA
- a CDS encoding DoxX family protein encodes MKKDKIIFWTSTALVSAMMLFSAFNYLTAPEMKVAFDHLGFPDYFRIELAIAKFLGVLVLLLPFVPKGFKLFAYAGFTINFISAGIAHTAVGDPLQPVIMSVLFLILLIVSWIYYLKLNTK; translated from the coding sequence ATGAAAAAGGATAAAATTATTTTTTGGACAAGTACTGCGCTAGTTTCTGCAATGATGCTTTTTAGTGCTTTCAACTATTTGACAGCACCAGAGATGAAAGTTGCTTTTGATCATTTAGGTTTCCCCGATTATTTTAGGATCGAGTTGGCAATTGCTAAATTTTTAGGCGTTTTAGTTCTTTTGCTACCATTTGTACCAAAGGGATTTAAGTTGTTTGCTTATGCTGGTTTTACGATCAATTTTATTTCTGCAGGAATTGCGCACACTGCAGTAGGAGATCCACTTCAACCTGTTATTATGTCTGTGTTATTTCTAATATTGCTGATCGTTTCGTGGATCTATTATCTGAAATTAAATACCAAGTAA
- a CDS encoding DUF2798 domain-containing protein, giving the protein MKLSEKNAFILFVLLVSISMSAVMSFGIILLRLGFVEGFLRIWLSDFLVGCCLAIPTSFVLVPLLKKWTDNMSR; this is encoded by the coding sequence ATGAAATTATCAGAGAAAAACGCCTTTATATTGTTTGTATTATTAGTATCTATATCAATGTCAGCGGTGATGAGCTTCGGAATTATTCTCTTAAGATTGGGTTTCGTGGAAGGCTTTTTAAGGATTTGGCTGTCTGATTTTTTAGTGGGTTGTTGCCTCGCCATACCAACCTCTTTTGTTCTTGTTCCTTTATTGAAAAAGTGGACAGATAATATGTCAAGATAG
- a CDS encoding M1 family aminopeptidase: MKIFFLVTFAFAILSGQLSFAQSRKASLSTAIQECNYTFEKGTADEIKSRFPLVEQQKLILAMLKGKYERKPGLSKVLKLDKDSALVLLTGTFIIGNSGEETDYSNTYSGVYVFKPMNGIWSMVQKLPIDRMNKILEQRMAVKIIPDGRELIITDTINIRTEEIYGILFALNHNAKIKNVLLNQRKVSSIFDGGVLWIKSRTKKDDQLILSYSLKVDQDKKNDNSGYFDANFGHVRDQFYWHPFFNFSSSNDLAKFSIKLTIPSTYQVATSLPQTDKVIGSERVVMAKSSYSTFALSLYYDKEWKKHSFLKGSYRLDLFGNDNFKPVPDSLFNNFLKTYDFLSERFGKPKGDYLSIVQNRSKDFPIWLNRSNDMIVAGSQGSFLIKGKGENPLAPFGHEVAHAWTRPIGPATNFLREGWASFAEVCFLENTYDDTTAQRFMANYKAIYLNNGFDGKASLWADDSNGGVSYYKGVWVFYMLREQLGKDVFYKGLKAFIQSDEPMTIDLFVRKLGEASGRNLHPTIDPWIKSSSIPKLNNELEGDQFIVTQTGDIFNFPLEVRFILNDGRTILQTFDILQKKQSFKLDGLSKQTIKSLQLDPFNKLLIK, from the coding sequence ATGAAAATATTTTTTTTAGTTACGTTTGCTTTTGCTATTCTTTCAGGTCAATTATCATTTGCGCAATCCAGAAAAGCAAGTCTGTCCACGGCAATTCAGGAATGCAATTACACCTTTGAAAAGGGTACAGCCGATGAGATAAAGAGCAGATTTCCATTAGTAGAACAACAGAAATTGATCCTGGCGATGCTGAAAGGCAAGTACGAGAGAAAGCCAGGTCTGTCAAAGGTGCTCAAGTTGGATAAGGATAGCGCATTGGTTCTTTTGACAGGTACTTTTATTATTGGAAATTCCGGAGAAGAGACTGACTATTCCAATACTTATTCTGGTGTCTATGTATTTAAGCCTATGAATGGTATCTGGTCAATGGTCCAAAAGCTTCCAATTGATAGAATGAATAAAATACTTGAGCAAAGAATGGCTGTTAAAATCATTCCAGATGGCAGAGAGCTGATTATTACAGACACTATTAACATCAGGACTGAAGAAATTTACGGGATACTGTTCGCGTTGAACCATAATGCCAAAATAAAAAATGTTCTGCTTAATCAAAGAAAAGTGTCATCAATTTTCGATGGTGGTGTTTTATGGATCAAATCCAGGACTAAAAAAGACGATCAATTGATCTTATCGTATAGTTTAAAGGTTGATCAAGATAAAAAGAATGATAATTCAGGCTATTTTGATGCAAATTTTGGGCACGTTAGAGATCAGTTTTATTGGCATCCTTTCTTTAACTTTTCCAGCAGTAATGATCTCGCAAAATTTTCGATAAAGCTTACTATACCCTCAACATATCAGGTAGCAACAAGTCTTCCGCAAACAGATAAAGTTATTGGCAGTGAAAGAGTGGTAATGGCCAAATCTTCCTATTCCACATTCGCCCTGTCACTTTATTATGATAAAGAATGGAAGAAACATAGTTTTCTCAAAGGCTCTTATCGTCTCGATTTATTTGGCAATGATAATTTTAAGCCTGTCCCGGATAGCTTGTTTAATAATTTTTTGAAAACATATGATTTTCTTTCCGAACGGTTTGGTAAACCAAAAGGGGACTATTTATCTATTGTACAGAACCGATCCAAGGACTTTCCTATCTGGTTGAATAGAAGCAATGATATGATCGTAGCGGGTTCTCAGGGGAGTTTTCTGATCAAAGGCAAGGGTGAAAATCCGCTGGCACCTTTCGGACATGAGGTCGCTCACGCATGGACAAGGCCAATTGGACCGGCTACAAATTTTTTGCGTGAAGGCTGGGCATCATTTGCAGAGGTATGCTTTTTAGAAAATACCTACGACGATACTACTGCGCAACGCTTCATGGCAAATTATAAAGCTATTTATTTGAATAATGGATTTGACGGAAAAGCATCTCTATGGGCTGATGATTCAAATGGAGGTGTATCATATTATAAGGGAGTTTGGGTATTTTATATGCTAAGGGAGCAACTTGGAAAAGATGTTTTTTACAAGGGGTTAAAAGCCTTTATACAATCAGATGAACCAATGACTATTGATCTTTTTGTTCGAAAATTAGGTGAAGCTTCAGGGCGGAATCTTCACCCCACAATCGATCCCTGGATAAAGAGTAGCAGTATTCCAAAGTTAAATAATGAGCTCGAAGGAGATCAATTTATTGTGACCCAAACAGGTGATATCTTTAATTTTCCTCTTGAAGTACGTTTTATATTAAATGATGGCAGAACAATCCTGCAAACTTTTGACATCCTTCAAAAAAAACAAAGTTTCAAATTAGACGGTTTATCGAAACAAACTATAAAGTCACTACAATTGGACCCATTCAATAAGTTATTGATCAAATAA
- a CDS encoding M1 aminopeptidase family protein — MKPNCFLIAISFIFWMLISSNHILAQNSSAPHISGKVRISMKDGLIASDIILSNIPIKDTAFRINLNRGMNIKLFKDSATVLKYNNPPGDEYISYRLHNGKGYVDAPKKLNITYSGAFPIYNESNNFYDYQGVIALNGKTLRATNYSKWYPVIYDTKNDTELLDMTYDLMVECTDCKTIFLNGSEAQPGPIARFKSEKAYGLLLFTGDYEVQKFSESNFLNAEMPVDMAEAFNKQISSIKGFLESKLEIPYGQKITFIQHKAIEPYGPNKSWGFVVFPSIAVAGGRFNDQIDMKTKKFNHLIKCSFYAHELSHYYFGTVLIPDSTLRWFFLESIPEYLSVKATEKEYGKQATVDYINNAKTFLEKKTIIPLSKITKPEQIDDVYRYTYGPLLLLALEKKVGEKKIYKMFQKALAGKNSKTDYSFLVKIAKEAAISGLEWKSFEDDLINNQQLDVLFEHLNTVKK, encoded by the coding sequence ATGAAACCAAACTGTTTTCTTATCGCGATCTCATTCATTTTTTGGATGCTCATTTCATCGAATCACATTCTTGCTCAGAATTCATCAGCACCACACATCAGTGGAAAGGTTCGGATATCGATGAAGGACGGCTTGATCGCCTCTGATATTATACTTTCGAATATTCCAATAAAGGATACCGCATTCCGTATCAATTTGAATCGCGGAATGAACATTAAATTATTCAAAGACAGTGCAACTGTTCTTAAGTACAATAATCCTCCCGGAGATGAATATATCAGTTACAGACTTCACAATGGAAAAGGATATGTTGATGCACCAAAAAAACTTAACATTACCTATTCAGGAGCTTTCCCAATATACAACGAAAGCAATAATTTTTATGATTATCAAGGAGTCATCGCGCTTAACGGAAAAACGTTGCGTGCTACGAACTACAGCAAGTGGTATCCTGTCATTTATGATACTAAAAATGATACAGAACTCCTTGATATGACCTATGATCTTATGGTAGAATGCACAGATTGCAAAACAATATTCCTCAATGGGTCGGAAGCTCAGCCGGGACCAATCGCCAGGTTTAAAAGTGAAAAAGCTTACGGATTATTGCTCTTTACCGGAGATTACGAAGTACAGAAATTTTCTGAAAGCAACTTCTTAAATGCAGAGATGCCTGTGGATATGGCAGAAGCATTCAACAAGCAGATCTCATCTATCAAAGGTTTTCTCGAAAGTAAATTGGAGATTCCTTACGGTCAGAAAATAACTTTTATACAGCACAAAGCGATAGAACCTTATGGACCTAATAAATCCTGGGGGTTTGTGGTCTTTCCCAGCATCGCCGTTGCGGGCGGAAGGTTCAATGATCAGATCGATATGAAGACAAAAAAATTCAATCATCTCATCAAATGTTCCTTTTATGCCCACGAGCTTTCCCATTATTATTTCGGAACCGTATTGATTCCTGATTCCACATTGAGATGGTTCTTTCTGGAATCCATACCGGAATACCTTTCTGTAAAAGCGACGGAAAAGGAATATGGAAAGCAGGCAACGGTAGATTACATCAACAATGCCAAGACTTTTCTAGAGAAGAAAACGATCATCCCATTGTCCAAAATTACAAAACCAGAGCAGATCGATGATGTTTATCGTTATACCTATGGACCATTGTTATTACTTGCCCTTGAAAAAAAGGTTGGAGAAAAAAAAATCTACAAAATGTTTCAAAAAGCATTGGCAGGTAAAAACAGTAAGACAGATTATTCTTTTCTTGTTAAGATCGCAAAAGAAGCTGCGATCTCGGGTTTAGAATGGAAATCCTTCGAGGATGATCTTATTAATAATCAGCAATTAGATGTTTTATTTGAACATCTTAATACTGTTAAAAAGTAA
- a CDS encoding S41 family peptidase, giving the protein MKKYIFSLLLLLSFTIQAQNNVELKKFTKADLIKDFDLAVNSLKEAHTGLYWYTTVPDYDRICSDQRTKITDGLNGLDLYRILAPIVSATKEGHCKISYSNELDDYFDKKGKYLPLFIKFFDNKPYVINNTDTVETKGLVLSKVNGHPFEEILEKIFPTISSDGFILTKKFKTLDGQDFSYYYNDVYEQTNIYTVELTDPSTDQTKSYSIASKSSSWMSKSWDDISSLLFDKKSIPSSLTFSDQNNTAILTYNTFRSDKYTDFHKTTDEYFNAILSNKVQNVIIDLRNNGGGDEGFEDYAFAYLTDRPYTKYKYVQASAFSYSFLKYSNKSSLEKQTALENSLKEEHFLDTDGRILRKPNILLPEKPKKNSFKGNLYVLIGGNTYSGGSEFASLIKEHRKATFIGEECGGGFYGNTSGFSIELILPNSQLRIKIPLLKFVLDTKNANIPFGHGVLPDYPVQPKYIDFLNGQDTELEFTKQLIKQK; this is encoded by the coding sequence ATGAAAAAATATATATTTTCGCTTCTATTGCTATTATCATTTACTATTCAGGCACAAAACAATGTTGAACTTAAAAAGTTTACAAAAGCAGATCTGATCAAAGATTTTGACTTGGCTGTCAATAGTTTAAAAGAAGCTCATACAGGATTGTACTGGTATACGACAGTACCAGATTACGATAGGATATGCAGTGATCAAAGGACAAAGATAACTGACGGTCTCAATGGATTGGATCTTTATAGGATACTTGCACCCATTGTCTCTGCAACGAAAGAAGGACATTGCAAAATTTCCTATTCAAATGAACTGGACGATTACTTTGATAAAAAAGGTAAATATCTGCCTTTGTTTATAAAGTTTTTTGACAACAAACCTTACGTGATCAATAACACAGACACAGTCGAAACAAAAGGACTTGTACTTTCAAAAGTGAACGGACACCCTTTTGAAGAAATACTTGAAAAGATATTCCCGACCATTTCGTCTGACGGATTTATTTTGACTAAGAAATTTAAAACATTGGACGGTCAAGATTTTTCTTACTACTATAATGATGTTTATGAGCAGACCAATATTTATACGGTCGAACTAACAGATCCTTCGACCGATCAGACCAAAAGCTACTCTATTGCATCTAAAAGCAGCAGTTGGATGTCAAAAAGTTGGGACGATATTTCATCACTTCTTTTTGATAAAAAGAGCATTCCTTCATCTTTAACCTTTAGCGATCAAAACAATACCGCCATACTTACTTACAATACTTTCAGGTCTGACAAATACACGGATTTTCATAAAACAACAGATGAATACTTTAACGCAATTCTATCAAATAAGGTACAAAATGTAATTATTGACCTTAGAAATAATGGCGGTGGAGATGAAGGATTTGAAGACTATGCTTTTGCCTATCTGACAGATAGACCATATACAAAATACAAATATGTTCAGGCATCCGCATTTTCATATAGCTTTTTAAAATATTCGAATAAAAGTAGCTTAGAGAAACAAACGGCATTGGAAAATAGTTTGAAAGAAGAGCACTTTTTAGATACTGATGGAAGGATACTGAGAAAACCTAACATTTTACTTCCCGAAAAGCCAAAAAAAAACTCGTTCAAAGGTAATCTTTATGTATTGATCGGTGGCAATACCTATTCTGGAGGTTCTGAGTTTGCCAGTCTGATAAAAGAACATAGAAAGGCAACTTTCATCGGAGAGGAATGTGGTGGAGGTTTTTATGGCAACACAAGCGGATTTAGTATCGAACTTATCCTGCCTAATTCACAATTGAGAATCAAGATCCCATTATTGAAGTTTGTATTGGATACGAAAAACGCTAACATTCCTTTCGGACACGGAGTTTTGCCAGATTATCCTGTACAACCGAAATACATAGACTTTTTGAATGGTCAAGATACAGAACTGGAATTTACAAAACAGCTTATAAAACAGAAATAA
- a CDS encoding CPBP family intramembrane glutamic endopeptidase, producing MEEHIPSKDGSKKQIKIGAGTVATIIIGILPLPLFIKFSHLLTDSTIWMPWILIALINPWMEEFYWRGLLTDHTKKWNGLFSILFSSILFSLNHLVFGIHSELFRGYEVLLSTFVMGMVWAITYKKTNSLRWVILSHFLVDFLNLSVPSFLDLYKATF from the coding sequence ATGGAGGAACATATCCCATCAAAAGATGGCTCAAAAAAACAAATAAAAATTGGGGCTGGGACCGTGGCAACAATCATTATAGGAATACTTCCTCTACCCCTATTTATAAAATTCAGCCACCTCCTAACGGACTCGACCATTTGGATGCCCTGGATATTAATAGCATTGATCAACCCCTGGATGGAAGAATTCTACTGGCGGGGACTTTTGACAGATCACACCAAGAAATGGAATGGTCTTTTCTCTATACTTTTCAGCAGTATCCTTTTCTCATTAAATCATCTGGTATTCGGGATCCATTCAGAATTATTCCGTGGTTATGAAGTATTGCTGTCAACTTTCGTAATGGGAATGGTCTGGGCAATTACTTATAAAAAAACAAACAGTTTGAGATGGGTTATCTTATCTCATTTTTTAGTGGATTTCCTAAACTTATCAGTACCTTCTTTTCTGGATCTATATAAAGCGACATTTTAG
- a CDS encoding helix-turn-helix domain-containing protein: protein MVFLVISVFYQEIIFKNNLPYFTDKNESLLNLLTIPMAVIPVIYIAFCFRALKKHKEMLPDFYSTLERINLNWLKYILLSLIVLFIIIVGTLSLSTRWNYFPLNSTSKIIGSIQGFYLLCIVFFSLRQSIIYNQNTGIKDSRKKKDEVIPVDERSKILSERLLDYMRIEKPYLDEELSLIKLSSLLNVSTNQLSQVINQNLNTTFYKFINSYRVEEVKQKLKNIEFDHYSILGIAFESGFNSKSTFNKIFKEETGMTPSQFKNYKS, encoded by the coding sequence TTGGTTTTCCTGGTCATCTCAGTATTTTATCAGGAAATTATTTTCAAGAACAATCTGCCTTATTTTACAGATAAAAATGAATCCCTATTAAATCTTCTGACAATACCGATGGCGGTAATCCCTGTGATTTACATCGCATTTTGCTTTCGTGCATTGAAAAAACATAAGGAAATGTTACCTGACTTCTACTCCACGCTTGAAAGAATAAATCTAAACTGGTTAAAATATATACTCCTATCTCTTATTGTTCTTTTCATTATCATCGTTGGTACTTTATCTCTTTCGACAAGATGGAATTACTTCCCCCTAAACAGCACTTCAAAAATCATAGGTTCTATTCAGGGTTTTTATCTATTGTGTATTGTATTTTTCAGTTTGCGACAAAGTATCATTTATAATCAGAATACCGGAATTAAAGACAGCAGGAAAAAGAAAGACGAAGTTATTCCAGTAGATGAGAGATCAAAAATATTAAGTGAAAGATTATTGGATTATATGCGCATTGAAAAACCATATTTGGATGAGGAGTTGAGCCTTATAAAATTGTCATCATTATTAAATGTTTCTACCAATCAATTGTCACAGGTGATCAATCAGAATCTGAATACCACTTTTTACAAGTTTATCAACTCATACCGCGTGGAAGAAGTAAAGCAAAAATTAAAAAATATTGAATTCGACCACTACTCGATTTTGGGTATTGCATTTGAATCCGGGTTCAATTCCAAATCAACCTTCAATAAAATCTTTAAAGAGGAAACCGGGATGACCCCTTCTCAATTTAAAAATTATAAATCCTGA
- a CDS encoding M13 family metallopeptidase — translation MNQPISIPNASILFHKINLVFIEISKIRVAILLFALIFGVFHIKGQENEFNKGKATSGNWGVQTQFISNTVKPGQDFYTYVNEGWLKSVKIPPGSSGFNSFSEAKDKINLRINEMIRDGDKTGHSPNQSLKQISSVYLGYLDTDHMDKLGIRPIENDLENILAIRSYEEVAKWMADPKSFSIIAIHTGPDLKDRSKFLVSLNESGIGLPAPEYYTKDDAANIKHRKAYREYIIRTLNLAGIKNADRRADDILNIETKLAALQWTPAQMRDSKINSHVINTVDLNTYAPGFPWKVFLKERQVENVDQVILQADTAMKAKAKLFAETPTDVWSSYLAFHWIVNHSTILSKDFRQNHFNFYGTQLSGIQADVPREQKSIQYVNSRLGQLVGKLYVEKYFPESHLKSMEDLVGYIRRAFLERLEKLDWLDDQSRKEAIDKLNAVTVRIGYPEIWRDYSSLKFDSKNPIANEQMIAKINWDHERSLLDKKFTSKEWYQMPQTVDATSSKLYNSIEFPAGILQPIFFDPYADKAVNFGAIGAIIGHELGHCFDDQGSQFDGNGVMRDWWTPETRKQFEGRTQLLIEQYNSYSPLDGIHLNGKQTLGENIGDLTGVVVAHAAYQLYLKDHPDEKKNLDGFTPDQRYFLSFAQANRSLYTPEAYRLSAEKDYHAPALYRVNGVVRNIDAWYKAFNIKKDDELYLKPESRVRIW, via the coding sequence AAAGGTCAGGAGAACGAATTCAATAAAGGAAAGGCAACGTCTGGAAATTGGGGTGTGCAAACACAGTTCATCAGTAATACTGTGAAACCTGGCCAAGATTTTTATACCTATGTCAATGAAGGTTGGTTAAAGTCAGTAAAAATTCCACCAGGGTCTTCGGGATTTAACAGCTTTAGTGAAGCTAAAGATAAGATCAATCTAAGAATCAACGAGATGATCCGTGATGGAGATAAAACAGGTCACTCTCCAAATCAATCTTTGAAACAGATCAGCTCGGTCTACTTGGGATATTTAGATACGGACCATATGGACAAACTAGGTATTAGGCCCATTGAGAACGATCTTGAAAACATTCTCGCTATTCGTAGTTATGAAGAAGTCGCAAAATGGATGGCTGATCCAAAATCTTTCTCGATCATCGCTATCCATACCGGGCCCGACCTCAAAGACAGAAGTAAATTTTTAGTTTCATTAAACGAGAGCGGCATTGGATTACCCGCTCCTGAGTATTATACAAAGGACGATGCTGCCAACATCAAGCACCGAAAAGCTTACCGAGAATACATCATTCGTACATTAAATCTAGCAGGCATAAAAAATGCTGATCGACGTGCCGATGACATACTGAACATTGAAACCAAATTAGCCGCTTTACAGTGGACCCCTGCTCAGATGCGTGACAGCAAGATCAACTCCCACGTGATCAATACTGTAGATCTAAATACTTATGCACCAGGTTTCCCCTGGAAAGTTTTCCTGAAGGAAAGGCAAGTCGAGAATGTAGATCAAGTGATCTTGCAGGCAGATACGGCGATGAAGGCAAAAGCTAAGCTATTTGCCGAGACACCGACAGATGTCTGGTCATCCTATCTAGCGTTTCATTGGATCGTCAACCATTCTACCATTTTATCAAAAGATTTCAGACAAAATCATTTTAATTTTTACGGAACCCAGTTGAGTGGCATTCAAGCAGATGTTCCCAGAGAGCAAAAATCAATTCAATATGTCAACAGTCGATTGGGACAGCTGGTTGGAAAACTTTACGTTGAAAAATACTTCCCTGAATCCCATCTCAAAAGCATGGAGGATCTTGTTGGATATATTCGTAGGGCATTCCTGGAAAGGCTTGAAAAACTGGATTGGCTGGATGACCAAAGCAGAAAGGAAGCCATTGATAAACTGAATGCGGTAACGGTCAGGATTGGATATCCGGAAATTTGGCGCGACTATTCATCATTAAAATTCGATTCAAAAAATCCGATTGCCAATGAACAAATGATCGCAAAAATCAACTGGGATCATGAAAGATCACTTCTTGACAAAAAATTTACCAGCAAGGAATGGTATCAAATGCCTCAGACCGTCGATGCCACAAGTAGCAAATTATACAATTCGATAGAGTTCCCCGCCGGTATTCTTCAGCCCATTTTCTTTGACCCATATGCGGATAAAGCGGTTAATTTTGGTGCAATAGGTGCCATCATAGGACACGAGCTAGGGCATTGTTTCGATGATCAGGGATCTCAGTTTGACGGCAATGGTGTGATGAGAGATTGGTGGACACCGGAGACAAGAAAACAATTTGAGGGTCGAACCCAACTCCTTATAGAACAATACAACAGCTATTCACCTTTGGATGGCATTCATTTGAATGGAAAGCAAACGTTGGGAGAAAATATAGGTGACCTGACGGGAGTTGTTGTGGCTCATGCAGCCTATCAGCTGTATCTTAAAGATCATCCTGATGAAAAGAAAAACCTAGATGGCTTCACACCTGATCAAAGATACTTTTTGTCTTTTGCACAGGCAAACAGAAGCCTTTATACACCCGAAGCCTACCGGCTAAGTGCTGAAAAAGATTACCACGCACCCGCCCTATACCGTGTAAATGGTGTTGTAAGAAATATTGATGCGTGGTATAAAGCTTTCAACATCAAAAAAGATGATGAACTTTATCTTAAACCGGAAAGCAGAGTACGGATTTGGTAG